Proteins encoded within one genomic window of Bemisia tabaci chromosome 2, PGI_BMITA_v3:
- the LOC109032476 gene encoding uncharacterized protein, with protein sequence MTAMDEKTLLATIQDFFPELRIMPQDLKNPNPEFVIKFYNRVLMEMEVDLTNLQAAQPNQMEKISNLEMYQDIIPSLNLSKGIQYIFSQIGLGRLKFGLSDLLAPTPKRNMMLMSNLMNFVLFCDTRAAEFDPKFKEYTSFKVKFQELVKQRDELKRKINQQATERVHRNQVKEELLAQKDALETALQEMTAEYEESKAHQKQIKMQLKTEEQGLEKATYQVKNLEQELVSLREQIVSSPEEFQDQYDKLREQRNEAKEKVDNLLCQIEPKKETYEKLSSQMESQEIRLAILNEIVSLNQTLQGLKSEIGILTKEKSSAEEGAESAHEKLKSYQERLDQKQENLAKLQAQWNQQRCILNVNHETLQKELEDVEEKFEKTAAEEKDLRQEINYAVDGIKELEIKFNDCVATQTLLRSLWKETQDNVIENYQCRLTDLEKLVRKLT encoded by the exons ATGACAGCAATGGACGAGAAAACCTTACTGGCCACAATTCAGGATTTTTTCCCGGAGTTGCGCATCATGCCTCAGGACCTGAAGAATCCCAATCCTGAATTCGTCATCAAGTTTTACAATCGAGTTCTCATGGAAATGGAGGTTGATCTCACAAATCTACAAGCG gCTCAACCcaatcaaatggaaaaaatttccaatttgGAAATGTATCAAGATATCATACCATCCTTGAATTTGAGCAAAGGAATTCAGTATATATTCTCACAGATAGGGCTCGGCCGATTGAAGTTCGGACTCTCAGATCTGCTAGCTCCTA ctcCCAAGCGAAACATGATGCTCATGTCAAACCTCATGAATTTTGTCTTGTTCTGCGATACTCGGGCAGCAGAATTTGACCCTAAATTCAAAGAATATACTTCATTCAAAGTCAAATTCCAAGAACTAGTGAAGCAACGAGAtgaattaaagagaaaaatcaaccaACAAGCCACGGAAAGAGTTCATAGAAATCAAGTTAAAGAAGAG cttctgGCTCAAAAAGATGCACTCGAAACAGCACTTCAAGAAATGACAGCAGAGTACGAAGAATCGAAAGCTCATCAGAAGCAAATAAAGATGCAATTGAAAACTGAGGAGCAAGGATTAGAAAAAGCAACCTATCAAGTCAAAAAT CTGGAACAAGAGTTAGTGTCCCTGCGAGAGCAGATTGTTAGTTCACCGGAGGAATTCCAGGACCAATACGATAAATTGAGGGAGCAAAGAAATGAGGCTAAAGAGAAAGTAGACAACTTACTCTGCCAAATTGAACCAAAGAAAGAAACCTATGAGAAACTAAGCAGTCAAATGGAATCTCAAGAAATTCGGTTGGCCATACTGAATGAAATCGTCAGCTTGAACCAGACTCTaca GGGCTTAAAATCTGAAATAGGTATCTTGACCAAAGAAAAATCCTCAGCAGAAGAAGGAGCGGAAAGCGCTCACGAAAAACTCAAGAGCTATCAAGAACGATTGGATCAAAAGCAAGAGAATCTGGCTAAGCTTCAAGCACAATGGAATCAACAGCGCTGTATTTTGAATGTCAATCATGAAACCCTCCAAAA AGAACTAGAAGACGTAGAGgagaagtttgaaaaaacagCTGCAGAAGAGAAAGATTTAAGGCAAGAAATCAATTATGCTGTAGACGGTATCAAAGAATTGGAAATTAAGTTCAATGATTGCGTTGCAACACAAACGTTGTTGAGGAGCCTATGGAAGGAAACTCAA GATAATGTCATCGAGAATTATCAGTGCAGACTTACAGATTTAGAGAAGCTAGTAAGAAAACTGACTTAG
- the LOC109032486 gene encoding uncharacterized protein translates to MGKKSRDNDTKFEAWGENVENGPSVSPDKMLKIQSDHSKSPEKIVRNYRNPSVTPGKHLKIQSRHSKSPEKVIKNCWCPSVTPEKTVKIQSCHSKSPENVIKNHRSPSITPEKFLKIQSRHSKSPEKVIKNHRSPSITPEKFLKIQSRHSKSPEKVIKNHRSPSITPEKFLKIQSRHSKSPEKIVKNQLSPSVVPENLLNIQSHHSISPEKNIKDQWNPSTTPENVLQNRLGPATSPEKVTKNQSSHSNSPEKNVIEESPTKSNKDKKESKRKEKKCSNTTENSDAKPRALDNGWKFRKMIRSIKDADLKKPCKVHGYSTPPKKNCGKGYHRSTTKHPTIEEKVEDKAKSELGVFSTLDDASQVSDKSPTYPSTKSILKSNGDKVSKMKSNIKFDFLPSTWSSTSWKTDPQNSSTFASHLSKSRYNTFKSSQSQIRSCSFARNHQSSSLSGSFPHDHRFSSPGHPLGLYQEAPGSKVRVSPLSQILNHGRIDKDSRRSSRASINILSKFNQIYENPDLYDPGSKRSMLSLLQKRYSTNNTSVPYTKKPLIYSTNVTGKPRHSPKVVCHSHPTAHTEVLSATSIHSESFESDFDVISLLSSQSETINAAENAAQHQTSVNLRCCEPNCKSSPLRQLNQQQRHTNTISSSESSEMESSCSFCSGMFRSNVPSSRMDGKGVADENWLSDFYGPKYRMSLRNQVCNKA, encoded by the coding sequence ATGGGGAAAAAGTCACGTGATAATGACACAAAATTTGAAGCTTGgggagaaaatgttgaaaatggtCCTTCGGTCTCACCggataaaatgttaaaaattcagTCAGATCACTCGAAATCACcagaaaaaattgtaagaaattaCCGGAATCCGTCAGTAACACCgggaaaacatttaaaaatccaGTCACGTCATTCAAAATCGCcggaaaaagttataaaaaattgtTGGTGCCCCTCAGTAACACCAGAAAAGACTGTGAAAATTCAGTCATGTCACTCAAAATCACCAGAAAACGTTATAAAAAATCATCGGAGTCCTTCAATTACACcggaaaagtttttaaaaattcagtcaCGTCACTCAAAATCACcagaaaaagttataaaaaatcaTCGGAGTCCTTCAATTACACcggaaaagtttttaaaaattcagtcaCGTCACTCAAAATCACcagaaaaagttataaaaaatcaTCGGAGTCCTTCAATAACACcggaaaagtttttaaaaattcagtcaCGTCACTCAAAATCaccagaaaaaattgtaaaaaatcaactaaGTCCATCAGTGGTACCGGAAAATTTGCTGAACATCCAATCACATCACTCAATATCTCCAGAGAAAAACATTAAAGATCAATGGAATCCTTCTACAACCCCGGAAAATGTTTTACAGAATCGACTAGGTCCTGCCACATCGCCAGAAAAGGTTACAAAAAATCAATCGAGTCATTCCAATTCACCAGAAAAGAATGTCATTGAAGAATCCCCTACCAAGAGTAACAAAGATAAGAAAGAATCcaagagaaaggagaaaaaatgttcaaacacTACTGAGAACAGTGATGCAAAACCAAGAGCACTTGATAATGGatggaaatttagaaaaatgatTAGATCGAtcaaggatgctgatttaaaaaAGCCGTGCAAAGTTCACGGCTACAGTACacctccaaaaaaaaactgcgGTAAGGGTTACCACAGAAGTACGACAAAGCATCCGACCattgaagaaaaagttgaaGATAAAGCAAAATCTGAACTTGGGGTCTTTTCAACCTTGGATGACGCATCCCAGGTCAGCGACAAATCACCGACTTATCCTAGTACAAAAAGCATTCTCAAATCGAATGGTGACAAGGTATCGAAGATGAAGTCCAACATAAAGTTTGACTTCCTCCCAAGCACTTGGAGTAGTACAAGTTGGAAGACTGATCCTCAAAACTCATCCACTTTTGCATCCCATCTCTCAAAAAGTAGGTATAATACATTCAAATCGAGCCAATCGCAGATTCGGTCCTGCTCTTTCGCTCGTAATCACCAATCTTCCTCTCTTTCGGGCTCTTTTCCACATGATCATCGTTTCTCATCTCCTGGCCACCCGCTAGGACTTTATCAAGAAGCTCCGGGCTCGAAAGTTAGGGTATCACCTCTTTCTCAGATTCTAAACCATGGTAGAATTGACAAAGACTCTCGGAGATCAAGCAGAGCCTCTATCAACATTCTTTccaaatttaatcaaatttatGAGAACCCAGACCTTTATGATCCAGGATCCAAAAGGAGTATGTTGAGTCTCTTGCAAAAACGGTACAGCACCAACAACACAAGTGTGCCTTACACAAAGAAACCTCTAATTTACAGCACCAACGTCACAGGAAAACCTAGGCACAGCCCGAAAGTAGTTTGTCATTCCCATCCAACAGCTCATACTGAGGTCCTAAGTGCCACCTCCATTCATTCTGAAAGCTTTGAATCTGATTTTGATGTCATCAGTTTACTTTCGAGCCAATCTGAAACAATTAATGCTGCAGAAAATGCAGCCCAGCATCAAACTAGTGTGAACTTAAGATGTTGTGAACCTAACTGCAAGTCTTCGCCGTTGAGACAGCTGAACCAACAACAACGCCACACTAATACAATCAGCTCATCTGAATCAAGTGAGATGGAGAGTAGTTGTTCATTCTGCAGTGGAATGTTTCGCAGCAATGTCCCATCCAGCAGAATGGATGGAAAGGGTGTAGCAGATGAAAATTGGTTGAGCGATTTTTATGGGCCAAAATACAGAATGAGTCTGAGGAACCAAGTATGCAATAAGGCGTGA
- the LOC109032487 gene encoding uncharacterized protein — translation MAMSDSRTLFIQQSPQLEPFQLTSVKKSNLIKHEYEDSMRNDMRNDPNAIYRYILGQPFDMLGHHNYHPTSAVSMPVGREEVVSHHTTSHEEVEVEVDVCTDFYATQSPHQVEEISPKKPVKKKNSRQYRCKVCFKTFNQLVNLVTHERIHTGERPFRCEICLKTFTQQPNLWKHIRTHTGERPYRCETCNKGFTQQANLVKHIRIHTGEKPYVCRVCNKAFTQQANLNKHIRLHTGERPFHCRLCAKTFTQQSNLERHERTHSGAKPFSCKVCWKSFAQNVNLLKHEATHGHMKQLLNGELNKDANDFLLVQQDPLALPTMQVQANMAEVKAPEEFPSASFSCEQSCPKDHEQHERKCGIPVILCTKTGKILRRVETP, via the exons ATGGCCATGTCAGATTCTCGAACTCTATTTATACAACAGTCACCTCAGCTTGAGCCCTTTCAGCTGACAAGTGTGAAAAAGTCAAATCTCATCAAGCATGAGTACGAGGACTCCATGCGCAACGATATGCGAAATGATCCAAATGCAATTTATCG CTACATTCTGGGCCAGCCGTTTGATATGCTGGGTCATCACAACTACCACCCAACCAGTGCTGTATCCATGCCGGTAGGCCGCGAAGAGGTTGTCTCTCATCATACCACAAGCCACGAGGAGGTGGAAGTTGAAGTTGATGTCTGCACTGACTTTTATGCAACGCAGTCACCGCATCAGGTGGAAGAAATTAGCCCGAAAAAAcctgttaaaaagaaaaattcccgACAATACCGCTGTAAAGTGTGTTTTAAAACCTTTAATCAG TTGGTCAACCTTGTGACCCACGAACGGATCCATACGGGTGAACGACCATTCAGATGTGAGATCTGTTTGAAGACATTCACGCAGCAACCAAATCTCTGGAAGCATATCAGAACCCATACTGGTGAGCGTCCTTACAGATGTGAAACGTGCAATAAAGGCTTCACTCAACAGGCCAACTTGGTAAAGCACATCCGGATTCATACCGGAGAGAAACCATACGTATGTCGTGTGTGCAACAAAGCGTTTACACAACAAGCAAACTTGAACAAGCACATTCGCTTGCATACCGGGGAGCGCCCATTCCATTGCCGCCTTTGTGCCAAGACATTCACGCAACAATCCAACCTCGAGCGTCATGAAAGAACGCATTCAGGAGCGAAGCCTTTCTCTTGCAAAGTTTGTTGGAAATCATTTGCACAAAATGTCAATCTTCTGAAGCACGAAGCAACACATGGTCACATGAAACAGCTGCTGAATGGAGAGTTGAACAAAGACGCCAATGACTTTTTGTTGGTTCAGCAAGATCCTCTGGCCCTCCCGACCATGCAGGTGCAAGCGAATATGGCTGAGGTGAAAGCCCCGGAAGAGTTTCCATCAGCCTCGTTTAGCTGTGAACAGAGCTGTCCAAAAGACCACGAGCAGCATGAACGGAAATGTGGCATACCTGTGATTTTGTGcacaaaaactggaaaaattttaaggCGGGTGGAAACCCCATGA